AACAATGTGGATTGTTTATTTTAATCGGCCTTCCTACACAATCTTTACATTTTCTCCTTTTAAAAAATTGAATGTCCATGGAAAAAATCTGGCAAAAGACTCTGGATAGCCTTAAGCAATCCTTGACCCCGCAGCATTTTGCGACATGGATCAAGCCGATTCGCTTCATCGGCGTACATAACGATGTGGTGGAACTCGAAGTACCGAACCGGTTTGTCCTCGACTGGTTAAAGAAACATTATTACGGAACTATTCAGGAATGTTGGTCGAATACGGCAGGGGCGGCCTATAAAATAAGCCTTACCGTTGCCAGTAAAACCGCCAAAGAGCCTGTTCCCGCCGCTGAAACCAGTCCCCCCGCAACCCCGGCGCCAAAACCGAAACAGGAAAAAACACCACCGCGAGCCAATGCCTACAACCTGAATTCGCGATATACCTTTGAAACCTTTGTTCTTGGTTCTTCCAACCAATTCGCCAGCGCGGCGGCCACAGCGGTAGCTAATAATCCTGCCACGACCTACAACCCCTTATTTATTTACGGAGGGGTCGGTCTGGGAAAAACCCATCTTGTCAATGCCGTGGGAAATGCCATTCTGAAAAAAAATCCGGAAATGAAGGTGTGTTACTACACTTCCGAAAAATTCATGAATGAGCTGATCAACTCACTCCGCTATGCAAAGATGGATGAGTTTCGCACCAAATTCAGATCTATGGACGTGTTACTGATTGACGACGTTCAATTTATTGCAGGAAAAGAACGTACTCAGGAAGAGTTCTTCCATACCTTTAACGCGTTATACGACTCCCATAAACAGATTGTTGTAACATCCGATAAATTTCCCAAAGAAATACCCGGCCTAGAAGAAAGACTGAGATCACGATTTGAATGGGGATTGATTGCCGATATTCAAGCCCCGGACATGGAAACAAAACAAGCTATTCTTAAAATGAAAGCTGAACAGAACGGTATAGATCTACCCAAGGAAGTAGCTTTATTTTTGGCAAGCGCGGTAAGTAGCAACATTCGTGAACTCGAAGGTTACCTGGTACGTATTGGTGCTTACGCAAGTCTCACAGCTACTCCCATCACCTTAAGTATGGCCCAGGAAGTGCTTAAGGACATTCTGGTGGAAAAACGCCGAGAACTAACCGTTGAAGAGATTCAAAAACTGGTGGCTACTCACTACTCCATCAAAATATCGGATCTTAAGTCAGCCAAGCGCATGAAAGCCTTGGTATTACCGCGCCAGATAGCCATGTATCTTTCCCGTCAGCTGACGTCCTGTTCCTATCCGGAAATCGGAGAACGCTTCGGCGGAAAGGACCATTCCACAATCATTCATGCGATTAAAAAAATTGAAAAAGCCATGGATGAAGATTACCAGCTCCGTTCGGTTATCAACAATTTGAAAAAAGAGCTAAGCATCTAACAAGCGATTTACCGCAGCATAAAGTGTGGACATGAACCACAACAATCCGGTGATAAATCGGCCATTTCGCGGTTATACACAAAATCGGCCATTTCCACCGCATTTTACCCACTTTACCCTGAACAACATAAGGTCTTGATTTAATAGTAATTTTTTCAGTATTCCACATATACACAGGCAACTACTACTACGACTATAAAATCTTTTAAAACCATAATAAAAACCGTTTCCTGTTGACGGGGGGGCAACATGAATTTTTCAATTGAAAAAGAAGTCTTTCTCAAAGGCCTGGCACGAGTACAGGGAATCGTCGAAAAGAAAAACACCATTCCTATCCTTGCCAACGTACTCATCGAGGCCGAAGATGACCACATACGCCTCACTGCCACCGATCTCGAAGTCGGCATGAAGGCTTCCTACCCTGCCAGCGTCACATCGGCAGGTCGTATAACCGTATCCGCCAAAAAACTTTTTGAAATCATCAAGGAACTACCGGAAAAGGAAATATCTTTTACCGCCAAGGAAAATTGTTGGATAGAAATACGCTGCGGTAAATCGCTTTTCAATGTTGTTGGTCTATCAGCCGATGAGTTTCCCTATTTCCCCCAGATCGACAAGGAACAATTTTTCCAGATTCCGGGCGATATCCTTAAACGCCTGATTGAAAAAACCGCTTTTTCCATGTCGACGGATGAGAGTAAATACAACCTTAATGGTATTTACCTTCGTGCAATGGAAGATGAGGGTCGCCAGATATTGCGATTTGTGGCCACGGACGGTCACCGTCTGGCCTTGATGCAAACCCCTCTCGATTGTTCCCATGTGGAACCATTGGCCAAGGGGGTTATTTTCCCTCGCAAGGGTGTGTTGGAATTACGAAAAATCGCCGAAGAGGGAAATGGTGAAGTACTGCTTGGTTTTATGGACAACAATGCGGTTATCAAAAAGTCCCAAACGGTAATCGTTATGCGTCTGGTCGATGGTGATTTTCCCGACTACAACAGAGTTATTCCACTCAATAACGATCTCAAGGCCAACATTCCTCGCGAAGAATTTCTACATGCCTTACGCCGTATGGCCATATTGTCGAGTGAAAAGTCAAAAGGTGTCAAAATCGATTTCCAGGAAAATCAGCTAACTTTATCTTCATCTAATCCGGAATTCGGCGATGCCAGAGAAGATTTTGAAATAGAGTATGCCGAAGGTGATCTGTCGATAGGTTTTAATGCACGTTATCTTATTGATATTCTTGCAAATTTAGACTCCGAAAAGGTCTGTTTGTCCCTTCGGGACCAACTGTCTCCGGGACTGATTACGCCTCTCGATGATAACGACTACCTTGCGGTCATCATGCCAATGAGGCTATAGTACGTCGCGCATTGTGTGGGCTGGTACGGTTTCCCCGCGCAAAGCAAGGCGATTTTCATGATCCTGACACGAATCATTCTGCACAATTATCGTAATATAGAAGCCGCGGAGTTATGCCCGGAGGAAAACTTTAATCTTCTTTGTGGAGATAACGCCCAAGGCAAGACCAACACCCTGGAAGCGATTTATCTTTTAGGTCATTTCAAAAGTTTTCGCCGGGGACGCAACGAAGAACTGATTGGCTCAGCTGACCGACATACCCGGGTTCAGGGAGAATTTCTACGCGATGGTCTGCGCGAAACGGTCAGTATCACCATAACCGGCGATAAAAAAAATATCGAGATCAACGGCAAGCGGCCGCGCCAAAGCAATGAGATGTTCGGCCGTTTTCCATCGGTACTGTTTGCACCGGAAGAGGTTAGTCTGCCCAAAGGTTTTCCGGCGGGACGTCGTGCTTTGCTGGATCGGGCCTTATGTCAGACCAGGCCTTCTTTTCTCGATCACGCACGGGCTTATCAGCGCTGTTTGCGGCAGCGGAACATTCTGTTGAAAAGTGGCGCCGCAGCTCCGATAGTACTGCCTTGGACTGAAGAGTTGATACAGACCGGGGCCATGGTGCGTTTGGCTCGTCGCCGTTATCTCGATCGGCTGTTGCCGTTGTTGCGCGACATTTACCGGGAAATCTGCTCCGGCAGGGAATCTGTCAATCTGG
This DNA window, taken from Syntrophotalea carbinolica DSM 2380, encodes the following:
- the dnaA gene encoding chromosomal replication initiator protein DnaA, with the translated sequence MEKIWQKTLDSLKQSLTPQHFATWIKPIRFIGVHNDVVELEVPNRFVLDWLKKHYYGTIQECWSNTAGAAYKISLTVASKTAKEPVPAAETSPPATPAPKPKQEKTPPRANAYNLNSRYTFETFVLGSSNQFASAAATAVANNPATTYNPLFIYGGVGLGKTHLVNAVGNAILKKNPEMKVCYYTSEKFMNELINSLRYAKMDEFRTKFRSMDVLLIDDVQFIAGKERTQEEFFHTFNALYDSHKQIVVTSDKFPKEIPGLEERLRSRFEWGLIADIQAPDMETKQAILKMKAEQNGIDLPKEVALFLASAVSSNIRELEGYLVRIGAYASLTATPITLSMAQEVLKDILVEKRRELTVEEIQKLVATHYSIKISDLKSAKRMKALVLPRQIAMYLSRQLTSCSYPEIGERFGGKDHSTIIHAIKKIEKAMDEDYQLRSVINNLKKELSI
- the dnaN gene encoding DNA polymerase III subunit beta, with the protein product MNFSIEKEVFLKGLARVQGIVEKKNTIPILANVLIEAEDDHIRLTATDLEVGMKASYPASVTSAGRITVSAKKLFEIIKELPEKEISFTAKENCWIEIRCGKSLFNVVGLSADEFPYFPQIDKEQFFQIPGDILKRLIEKTAFSMSTDESKYNLNGIYLRAMEDEGRQILRFVATDGHRLALMQTPLDCSHVEPLAKGVIFPRKGVLELRKIAEEGNGEVLLGFMDNNAVIKKSQTVIVMRLVDGDFPDYNRVIPLNNDLKANIPREEFLHALRRMAILSSEKSKGVKIDFQENQLTLSSSNPEFGDAREDFEIEYAEGDLSIGFNARYLIDILANLDSEKVCLSLRDQLSPGLITPLDDNDYLAVIMPMRL
- the recF gene encoding DNA replication/repair protein RecF (All proteins in this family for which functions are known are DNA-binding proteins that assist the filamentation of RecA onto DNA for the initiation of recombination or recombinational repair.) codes for the protein MILTRIILHNYRNIEAAELCPEENFNLLCGDNAQGKTNTLEAIYLLGHFKSFRRGRNEELIGSADRHTRVQGEFLRDGLRETVSITITGDKKNIEINGKRPRQSNEMFGRFPSVLFAPEEVSLPKGFPAGRRALLDRALCQTRPSFLDHARAYQRCLRQRNILLKSGAAAPIVLPWTEELIQTGAMVRLARRRYLDRLLPLLRDIYREICSGRESVNLVYPSESDNLSDLKEELRSNLEREQSRETKYGMTMVGPHRDDPVFMVDDRVLGLYGSQGQQRSFILAFKTAQIIDLEKETGYTPLLLLDDMTSELDRKRQDYFFRFLHQRQGQVFITCTELSPLQNAGFNRMRTFRVREGKLCDYQ